DNA from Leptolyngbya iicbica LK:
GGTTGTCATGCACTTGATTTCCCGCCCAATTCATCGTCGCAATACGATCGAGCAAATGGTGGCCGTCGGCCCCGAGTCGTTGATGATTGCTTTGCTGACGGCCAGTTTTGTCGGCATGGTTTTTACCATTCAAGTAACCCGTGAATTTATTAATTTTGGGGCCGGTACTGCAGTCGGTGGGGTGTTGGCATTGACCCTGGCCCGCGAGTTAGCTCCCGTACTGACGGCGGTCGTGCTGGCTGGTCGTGTTGGCTCGGCCTTTGCCGCCGAAATTGGCACGATGAAGGTCACTGAGCAAATTGATGCCCTGCAAATCTTAAAAACCGATCCGATCGATTATTTGGTCATCCCACGAGTGGTGGCCTGCGCGCTGATGCTGCCGGTGTTAACGCTACTGTCTTTTATCACCGGGATGA
Protein-coding regions in this window:
- a CDS encoding MlaE family lipid ABC transporter permease subunit, with translation MAQAIEFSSLSKWGRRSFAAVMLMGQVVMHLISRPIHRRNTIEQMVAVGPESLMIALLTASFVGMVFTIQVTREFINFGAGTAVGGVLALTLARELAPVLTAVVLAGRVGSAFAAEIGTMKVTEQIDALQILKTDPIDYLVIPRVVACALMLPVLTLLSFITGMSGGLLIATNLYGIAQKVFLDSAQNFLSTWDLVSAIIKAFVFGILIAIIGASWGLTTTGGAKGVGQSTTTAVVTALLAIFISNFFLSWLMFQGTGSAVLGNV